In Aegilops tauschii subsp. strangulata cultivar AL8/78 chromosome 3, Aet v6.0, whole genome shotgun sequence, one genomic interval encodes:
- the LOC109731906 gene encoding uncharacterized protein, with translation MASGNIYISIIGDVVAKVTKCFIADGAGDAVLNELQSLWETKLLHCGAISGNTDRNRAPPASASPVRDLNVPYEATSEEYATPTADMLFPPTPIQTPLPAGIDTGPWDYAPSPIGDMRNGMGMMNGADPETGRPSPFMQPPSPWMNQRPLGANVNLAFAYDEEIRTMVQPQPLTTKDFLVMSCGKRTRDEYPSAASFVPQQDGCADQVAGGVDDEEPPLNEDDDDVDDFDDTQHLVLAQFDKITRTKNRWRCTLKDGIMHLNGRDVLFSKASGEFDF, from the coding sequence ATGGCCAGCGGCAACATTTACATCTCCATCATCGGAGATGTCGTGGCCAAGGTTACCAAGTGCTTCATCGCCGACGGCGCTGGCGATGCCGTCCTCAACGAGCTGCAGTCTCTCTGGGAGACGAAGTTGCTGCACTGTGGCGCAATCTCAGGGAACACCGACCGCAACAGGGCTCCCCCAGCGTCCGCTTCACCCGTGCGCGACCTCAACGTGCCCTACGAGGCCACGTCCGAGGAGTACGCCACCCCAACCGCCGACATGCTCTTCCCACCGACGCCGATCCAGACACCACTTCCAGCTGGGATTGATACGGGGCCGTGGGACTATGCCCCATCGCCGATCGGTGACATGAGAAACGGGATGGGGATGATGAACGGGGCTGATCCAGAAACTGGCCGCCCAAGCCCTTTCATGCAACCTCCATCGCCCTGGATGAATCAGAGACCACTGGGGGCTAATGTGAACCTTGCTTTTGCTTATGATGAGGAGATCCGGACGATGGTGCAACCCCAGCCACTGACGACTAAGGATTTTCTCGTGATGTCTTGTGGAAAACGGACGAGGGATGAATATCCTTCGGCTGCTTCATTTGTGCCACAACAGGATGGATGTGCAGACCAGGTTGCGGGTGGTGTTGATGATGAAGAACCTCCTCTTAATGAAGATGACGACGACGTAGATGACTTTGATGACACGCAGCACCTTGTCCTGGCACAGTTTGACAAGATAACAAGGACAAAGAATCGCTGGAGGTGCACTTTGAAGGATGGAATCATGCATTTGAACGGCAGAGATGTTCTATTCAGCAAGGCTTCAGGAGAGTTTGATTTTTGA